AAAGATAAGGTTGGCATGTTGTTGATTGTTGGACGGAATCCAATCTACTAGGTCTTCAAAAAATGACATAGGTGAGGCATAGGATGTGTTCGCGGTTGTCGCAATATTGACTACACCCTGCACGACGCCAGTGCGAGAGTCAGTTATTGTGACTTGGTAGTCCCTATCACTATTTGCGTAGTTATGTAGAAAAACGAGTGTCGGATAGCCCGAGAGAACGGACGTATGCACGTTGACGAGAGCTGAGTTGATGATTGAGTAATCGAACGTAGGGTCGAAAGTGCAAACGCTCATATTCTCAAAAAAGCCATTGGTTCCGTTGTAAATGACGTGCTGGTAGCCAACGTAATTCCCTGCACTTGGACTTTTGACATAAAATGAGTACCCCGTGTCACCAGTCAACAACGAGCCGGCTCCTGCCTCACTCAGTATCTCGTCCATCGAATATTGAGGCGACGCCTTGTCCGGAATATTGAACGTGGCAGTGCCATATGTGATGGCAGAAACAGAACCGACTACTGACAGATCTATAGTGGTCGGCGCTCCGCTCATATTGATAAATCGGAAGTACGATAAGTTACCGTCAGATCCATCAAACGTCGGTGCAATGACCGTGTAAACTGTTCCGTTGAGAGCTTGTTCGCCCTCCCGGTTTCTCTCTGCGTTAGGGGGTGGGGCTAGCTGTAAGGCTTGCGGTGCATTGAACCCGGCTGGCGCACGGCCAGTCACATATTCTTCAGGCATTTGCACAACAGAGGTATCCGCAAGGGTGGCGTTTTCTAGAGCGAAAAAGCCAAACACGGATAGAGCAATGCTAAGGCTTGCGTATAATTTAACTTTAGAATTCAATGCCATAGCAGTACTCATCGTGGAATTAAGAGAGCAACCCATAATACAAATCATAAAATTTCATTTAGTGTAACTAGAAAATATAACAATTTTAACGAGCTAATTTCTACTTTGACCTAATTTTGAGCTTGGATTTAGCATTTGCCAGCAGCCTCAGACCTCAGTGACCGCACTTCCCGCGACCTAACCGTAACGATCCTGGGCTGCGGTGGAGCAGGGGGCGTGCCCACGGTTTCAGGAGGGTGGGGCGCCTGCAACCCCACCAACCCGCGCAATGACAGGCTGCGCGCCTCGGTGCTGGTTGAGCAGGGAGAGACACGCCTGCTCATTGATGCTTCGCCAGATTTACGCGCCCAATGCCTTATCAATAACATTATAACGTTGGATGGCGTTCTGTTTACCCATGACCACGCGGACCATACCCATGGGCTCGATGATCTAAGGGAGATCAACCGTGTCATTCATGGCCCGCTGGATATCTGGGCCGATCAAGACACCCTAAACGGTCTTATGAGCCGCTATGCTTATGCTTTTGAAGGTATACCCGAAGGGCAGCCTATTTTCCGCCCCTGGCTCTCACCACATCTGATTACAGCACCCAAAGCGTTCGACTGCGCCGGAGTAACAATAACGCCGTTCCTTCAGGATCATGGCTTTATGGACACGCTGGGCTTTCGCATCGGGAGTTTCGCGTACTCCACAGACTTGGTGCATCTGCCGGATGCCGCAAAGGATACGTTGCAAAACCTCGATCTTTGGGTTGTCGGAGCCCTGACCAATGACAGTAACCATCAGACCCATGTCAGCTTGGACACGGCCTTTGAGTGGATCTCAGAACTGAAACCAAAACGCGCGATCATCACGCATATGGGGCCGAGCCTGGATTACGAGGCCGTAATGGCCAAATGCCCGGTTGGCGTTGAGCCCGCCTATGATGGATTAATGACGCAGATCAAGAGCGCGATATGAGTGCCCTTAACCTTGCTGATAGGTCTTCTTCAGCGATTGAGACTGGACGGTTTGGAGATAAACCCCTTGCCATGCTTTCCGTCGCGTCCACCGAACCATAAAAACAACCATTTGTACTTATTCGCGACCGCAATGTCTGAAAACAGAGTTGGGTAATAATTATAAAATCCATGGTTCAGGTAAGGGGTCATGGGAAGCACATGAAGCATCGCCCCATTCACCTTGCAGTGGTGTGCGCATTCTCAAAAACAGAGCGCTGGTCAAAGATATGCTCACTGGTGCCATTGTTCACGACGAGATCAAACGTTTCGTCGAGCCCTTGATCCGCTGCCAGTGATTGATTGAGGTCGTAAATTTCGGCACCCAGGTGCGTGTTTACGTCGATGGCGAGATAGCGCTCAAAATTCAACCATCGAATATCTGACTTCCAAAGTCGAGAATACTTTTGTGGTCTTTCAGATTTTTTACCACTTCTGACGCCGCCAAGGCGGTTAAGGGATTAAACATGCTCTGCGTATCTCCGTCTGGGCGTTTGCCAGCTTAGTCTGATGAACTGAACATGGCGAATATCTCAGGCCCGGTCATGTTCTGCGTTTCATTGGCAAAGCTATAATAACTGGGTTTTTCATCGACAAAGACTTGCGTGGTAAAGGCGAGGGTGCCCTCGTCGCACTCAAATAAGCCAACAGGCATCATGTGTTCTTTCGTTTCTTTGATGCGATAGAACAAATGCGTGCCGCATTTCGCGCAAAAACCGCGCTCGGCCCAATCCGACGAACTAAAGACGGAGATATTCTCCTGGCCCGCAAATGAGACCTCTGTGCCACAGTTAATCTCGACGTAAGGTCCGCCACTCCAGCGTCGGCACATGCGGCAATGACACGCACCAACATGATTGCTGGCGGCCTTGGCGGTTATGCTGACAGCACCACACAGGCATTTGCCGTATTTTTCTGAAACGTCTGACATGGTGGTGATCTCCTGTGACATAAAATTATTCTCCTAGTGCCGATATCATATCGTGCATTGGGATGTGCCGTAATTATAGAATTGTGATTCTGAATATTATTAATCTAAACAGAGACTTAGGAGCACTTTCATGACTAAAAACCTTAAGTCTATTGCTATAGCTAACGTATGATATAGAAATTCAAACTTGAACGGACCAAGCGTAATTTTAAGATAGATATACTTAGGGATCATGACGCTGCACACCCGAAAAAGCGCTAAAGCTGCCATATAAATAAACATCAAAAATACCCATAATATACATTATGCGACAAATGGGTTTCAGATGTTCTCAATACGGGTCACTTCGCCTCTAACCAATTAAGTGACCTGATACCCAGTTTTAACTGGTGCGCTCAAACAAAAGGACGACCGTCATGAACGGCCGTCCTCCAAACCCAGACCAGAACATCTGTCGTGTGACACTCGATCTTCCATGGGAGATCGCAGAAGTACTCGCTGAGCATGGACCACAGCTCATAGCCGTGATCCAGGAAGCTGTTGGGCAAAGGTCTAAAGAAACTGAGCGCTGTGCACAGGTCGCTGAAAAGGTTTCTGAGACCGCAGAAGCTAACAAAGCCCGTTGGGCCGCCCTCGCCGATATTTGCCATCGTGAGATCGACAGACGCTCTAACGGTCCAGGTCAGAAAGATTCAATCTTAAAGGCTTTGGCCTCTGAGCTTGGTCACGACTTTCAGTTCCTGAAATCTGTATGTCGCATTTACGGAACCAAAATTAAGAAAAACCTTAAGGCTGACCGCGATGCATCGGTCATCGAGCTTTACTTCGATGGTCTTTCAAACAGCCAAATTGCTGAAAAATTGGCAATAGCGCCTGGGTCCGTTTCTCGCATTCTCAGTGGTCAGAAGAAAAAAATAGCGGAAATTAGGGCCCAAAGACCGCCTCCAGGCCGATCTGGTCCGGTGAACGGCGGTGTATCGTGAAACACCAGGTAAAGCCGGTCCCGGCGAATGAGGGACGCCAAGCCCCTTCCTTGCCGAGCAATGAAGGTTCTTTTCCGGAAAAACACAGAAAGTGTTCGACTGATCAGTCACCAAGTCGGGGTCGGGAGCGTATCGGCAGGAGCGGAAACGCGCCGGAGGCGCGTACCGCCCTGCCCGATAGCGACGGCCCCTCTTCTAGACTTGATAAGGGGACGATTTGTGACCTGAGGGATATCAAACCGCAGTATGAAGCATTTCGGCTCCTGCTACGTGACTACGGTCAAGGATTAGTAGAAGCCACGATAACCGTAAATACGAGTTCTAGACCCAATACTGATCTAGTCGGTGACCCGCCAAAGAAAACGCCAGAACAGGTGCAGGAAAATAAAGCCCGCGCTTATCGAAGAGCCAAAACAGCTGTGCGGCAATCAATTATGGCGGCAAAGCTAGATCACCTTTTGACACTTACGTATCGGGAAAACCAAACAGACCATGCGTTAGCGTGGAAACACTTTGGACGATTCATGCGCCTTGTCAGAAAGCATCATCCTAAAGGTTATCCGTTTGTGGCAGTTTTAGAGCGCCAGAAACGAGGTGCAATGCATGTCCATGCAGCAGTCCATGGTCGCCAGAATGTAAAACTTTTGAGGCGTTTATGGCATCAAGCCATTGGTACAACGGATGGAAATATTGACGTTAAGTACTTCCGGGGAAAATTATCCACCCTCTCCCGCTATCTGAGTAAATACATCACTAAAGACTTGGATACTGAGCACACAGAAGGCCAGCACCGTTATAAACGTTCACGCGGAATAGAGGTCCCTGCCCTGATCGTCATGTTACCTTTCAACGTTGCAGTAGAAGCTGAAATAACTCAGCTTTTTCAAAGCTGCTCAGCCACTGTCGAGTACTTAGATAATCATCTTGATGACGAAGGCCCTAAGTGGCTTTGGGCTTGTAGTTGGTAATTGAATAACAACATCTATAAAACCCTCAATCCGTTACTAAGTCTGGGTTCCGTATAACTTTTCTTCAATCTTTGCCAACTCTTCAAGAGTAATATTAGGGTTGTTTTTAGACATGGAGAGAAAGAGTTCGCCATGTCTAAGTATTACGTTAGCGAATGCGCCTTTTGTAAGACCTGAAGAACTTAGACCGATATCCTTCCTGATGGCACGAATAAAGTCATCCATAAGATAGAGTGTCCTCGCATCTGGAACGCCTTTTTTCATGTGGTTTGACCAAGCAAAATATGTTTTTAGTACATTGCTTCCACCCCAAATGATCAACTTTTGCTGCCAATTTCTTAGGAATTTGACAAGTTCTTCATCTGCTACTGTCTCGTCAGTATTATTTTCCGTGTCAGTAGAATTGGTCGGAGCCATTAACTTGAAGAATTCAGTTAAGAATGCTTCATACATCTCAAGCTTGTCGGCTCTAAAATGTGATTCTATCTCTTTTTTTCGCTCGTAATATCTACCGAGCATTACTGTCAACGTGGCAGCAAATATAGTTGTAATAGCAGTTAATGCGCCAACAGCAAGTGTTTCATTGGTACTTGATAGAGCACCCCAGATACCAACTATCGCTTCATACACAAGCCATAGAATTCCGCCCATAATGGCTAGGAATAAAATGCTAGAAAAAAAGACCTTAGCTTTTTGCCTCATAAGTTTCAGATGCCAAATGTAATGAATGATCAGCAAATCTACTTTAGATAGTAATTAACGCATAGCGCTATTATTCATTAATATATTTTTTAGTAGACTTTGATAATCTACTAGGTCATGGTATTTCAAATACTACTGATTGGCTGGTTATGACAGAACGACTCACCGATAAAGAACTACACGATAAAATACAGAGTTCGATTAAGGACTTTTCCGGTTTCACACCAAGCCTGGAAACCGCTATTGGCGCACTTTTTATCGGAAAGGCCATGGGTTGGGAGGTGCTCTACCTTATCCATAGCCAAGCCACGATACGCAAATACGAAAAAATTCTTGGCATTAGATACAAAGATCAGATGGACGCGAGCACCGAATTGTCACGCAAGAGTTATGTGTGGGGATGGACTAAAAAATTTAATGCTTTTTGGAACGTCGTCCGCGGTCAAGAGAAACGAGTGGATAGGACCAGACTCGAAGAAAAACCGGTCGATGAGTCTGATATTCACGAGGAAGGAAACAAAAAATGAGCATCAGGTACTTCGTGGCTTTTTATAACTGGGATGACCCAGAGGTAAACAACGAACATACGCCCGACACTTTTCAAGATGAAGGACCGCAAGAATCTGAGGTTGCTAGAGCTCGTGTTGAAAAAGAGGCATTTAACTTGCTCTCACAGTGCCAAGAAATATGGAGCGTTGGTTTGCTCGAATTATTGATTTCACCAAACGGCTATGACGAAGCGGAGGAGACGGGAACGGTTACATCACTTGAAAAACACTATGATTTTAACGGCGATTTTAAAGAATTAAAAATTCGCTTGAGCAAGGAGATCAACGCATACCTATCTCGTCGATCCCGAACAGAAGAGATGCGGCTAACAATAAGAGATACAAGATTTCCTAAATATGAAACGGCTCAGATCGAAATGACCTGAGCCGTCTGCATTTGAGATAACCGTAAAGCTGTTGGAGCAGCTTTCACCGAGGCATAGGAGGTGCCATATCGATGACGTCATCTAATGATGGTAATGATAATGACTCAGGTGGACCTGAGCAACTACCGCAAGTCCGTCGAGACAAAACAAATCCTGTCCATGATATCCAAGCTTCGATAGCTGGCGAGGAAAGCGTCGATGTGTGGCGTCAAGCCTGTGCTGTATTTCAAGGCAACCCTTCAAGGCAGATATTGGTTTTTGGCTTAACTCACTCAGACGGTCTAGAGCCGTTTATGGAAGAGTTCGCTTTTGCGATCGCAAAAAAAGTCGTCGCGATACAGGACAACAAATTGCCTTTGCCCCCAGAGCCAAAGAGCTTTGCAGAAGCCTCAGATAACAAACAGATCAACAGGATAAAGAGCCGCAACTTGGTTACAGGATTGTTGTTCGCTTCCTTTGTTCGTCGTTGGAAAAAAAGCGGTCTTGAAGAGGTGATTGCACTCA
The sequence above is drawn from the Rhodospirillaceae bacterium genome and encodes:
- a CDS encoding MBL fold metallo-hydrolase, coding for MPAASDLSDRTSRDLTVTILGCGGAGGVPTVSGGWGACNPTNPRNDRLRASVLVEQGETRLLIDASPDLRAQCLINNIITLDGVLFTHDHADHTHGLDDLREINRVIHGPLDIWADQDTLNGLMSRYAYAFEGIPEGQPIFRPWLSPHLITAPKAFDCAGVTITPFLQDHGFMDTLGFRIGSFAYSTDLVHLPDAAKDTLQNLDLWVVGALTNDSNHQTHVSLDTAFEWISELKPKRAIITHMGPSLDYEAVMAKCPVGVEPAYDGLMTQIKSAI
- a CDS encoding GFA family protein; this encodes MSDVSEKYGKCLCGAVSITAKAASNHVGACHCRMCRRWSGGPYVEINCGTEVSFAGQENISVFSSSDWAERGFCAKCGTHLFYRIKETKEHMMPVGLFECDEGTLAFTTQVFVDEKPSYYSFANETQNMTGPEIFAMFSSSD